From the Chitinolyticbacter meiyuanensis genome, one window contains:
- the aceK gene encoding bifunctional isocitrate dehydrogenase kinase/phosphatase, with amino-acid sequence MLQQDPLMEALDAGLGQARALAQAILDGFDHHYRLFRAVSQAAQAHFEAGQAQAQRIAVRDRIAFYDARVFEATERLISEFGAQRLTDATWARVKTEYIKLLINHKQPELAETFFNSVCCRILHRSYFHNDFIFYRPAVSTEYIEAEAPATYRTYYPAEAGLAATISRTLRDFGFTLPFEDEARDVRRVLRSLHRHLGHWPKLAFNAHIKVLATPFYRGNTAYLIGRAVNGDLELPFALALYRNASGELYVDAALFEHRHIRHLFSLSRAYFLVDMEVPSAHVRFLQKMLPDVSRAELYTMLGLGKQGKTMFYRELFHHLKHTSDRFAFAPGIKGMVMIVFTLPSYPFVFKVIKDVIPPPKDVSRETVRQKYLMVKRHDRVGRMADSLEFSDVALPRARFDPAVLDELKALAPSMIEEDGDDVVIRHLYIERRMLPLNMLLDTAPADVVDTVIRDYGNALRELAIANIFPGDMLFKNFGITRAGRVVFYDYDEIEYMTDCSFRRIPPPLAPEYELSGEAWYTGHKNEVYPEEFATFLLARPDIRAAFMRHHADLLTPEFWQRAKANIEAGIAEDFHPYPQQLRYRRPAV; translated from the coding sequence ATGCTGCAGCAAGATCCGCTGATGGAAGCGCTCGATGCCGGACTGGGCCAGGCCCGGGCCTTGGCACAGGCGATACTCGATGGTTTCGATCATCACTACCGGCTGTTCCGCGCGGTGAGCCAGGCGGCGCAGGCGCATTTCGAGGCCGGCCAGGCGCAGGCGCAGCGGATTGCCGTGCGTGACCGCATCGCCTTCTACGACGCGCGCGTGTTCGAGGCCACCGAGCGGCTGATCAGCGAATTCGGCGCGCAGCGCCTCACCGATGCCACCTGGGCGCGGGTGAAGACCGAGTACATCAAGCTGCTGATCAACCACAAGCAGCCGGAGCTTGCCGAGACCTTCTTCAACTCGGTGTGCTGCCGCATCCTGCACCGCTCGTATTTCCACAACGATTTCATCTTCTACAGGCCGGCCGTTTCCACCGAATACATCGAGGCCGAGGCACCGGCCACCTACCGCACCTACTACCCGGCCGAAGCCGGGCTGGCCGCGACCATCTCGCGCACGCTGCGCGATTTCGGCTTCACCCTGCCATTCGAGGACGAGGCGCGCGACGTGCGCCGGGTGCTGCGCTCGCTGCACCGGCATCTGGGCCACTGGCCCAAGCTGGCATTCAACGCGCATATCAAGGTGCTGGCGACGCCGTTCTATCGCGGCAATACCGCCTACCTGATCGGCCGCGCGGTCAATGGCGATCTGGAGCTGCCGTTCGCGCTGGCGCTGTACCGCAACGCCAGTGGCGAGCTGTATGTCGACGCCGCGCTGTTCGAACATCGCCACATCCGCCATCTGTTCTCGCTGTCGCGCGCGTATTTCCTGGTGGACATGGAAGTGCCGTCCGCCCATGTGCGCTTCCTGCAGAAGATGTTGCCGGATGTGTCGCGCGCCGAGCTCTACACCATGCTGGGGCTGGGCAAGCAGGGCAAGACCATGTTCTACCGCGAGCTGTTCCACCACCTGAAGCACACCAGCGACCGCTTCGCCTTCGCGCCCGGCATCAAGGGCATGGTGATGATCGTGTTCACGCTGCCGTCGTATCCCTTCGTGTTCAAGGTGATCAAGGACGTGATCCCGCCGCCCAAGGATGTGTCGCGCGAGACGGTGCGGCAGAAATACCTGATGGTGAAGCGCCACGACCGGGTGGGCCGCATGGCCGATTCGCTGGAGTTTTCCGACGTGGCGCTGCCACGCGCGCGCTTCGATCCGGCGGTGCTCGACGAGCTCAAAGCGCTGGCACCGTCGATGATCGAGGAAGATGGCGACGACGTGGTGATCCGCCATCTCTACATCGAGCGGCGCATGCTGCCGCTCAACATGCTGCTGGATACCGCCCCGGCCGACGTGGTCGACACGGTGATCCGCGACTACGGCAATGCGCTGCGCGAGCTGGCGATTGCCAACATCTTCCCCGGCGACATGCTGTTCAAGAACTTCGGCATCACCCGCGCCGGCCGCGTCGTGTTCTACGACTACGACGAGATCGAATACATGACTGACTGCAGCTTCCGCCGCATTCCGCCGCCATTGGCGCCGGAATACGAGCTGTCGGGCGAGGCGTGGTACACCGGCCACAAGAACGAGGTGTATCCGGAGGAGTTCGCCACTTTCCTGCTGGCGCGACCGGATATCCGTGCGGCTTTCATGCGCCACCATGCCGACCTGCTCACCCCCGAGTTCTGGCAGCGTGCCAAGGCCAATATCGAGGCGGGCATCGCCGAGGACTTCCACCCCTACCCGCAGCAGCTGCGCTATCGGCGGCCGGCTGTCTAA
- a CDS encoding MFS transporter, with translation MTELDPRRELALLLLLTAVMFITIVDFMVLMPLSPYLMLQFHVTPARFGFLVSAYSLAAVAGVPLGLFLAEHQGWRAPFAALAVLSALVWLAVWRQVPPVRGHLTQSPTGLWQGYRELLAVPNHWWACGVTALTMLSGFSVIPYISPTQVANVGLDPHYLAWIYLVGGGATLFTRPVIGRLADRYRQAHVFSVLVILSFIPIVLVTQTLQLSFAWQLLFTTLFFIFVSGRFIPASALVTGATEARLRGRLMAFNSAVQNFASGIAAFVAGLMMSQGPRGELLGFGWVGLMSCVFGLVAIWVAYRVKAVA, from the coding sequence ATGACCGAACTCGATCCGCGCCGCGAGCTGGCGCTGTTGCTGCTGCTGACCGCGGTGATGTTCATCACCATCGTCGACTTCATGGTGCTGATGCCGCTGTCGCCGTACCTGATGCTGCAGTTCCATGTCACCCCGGCACGCTTCGGCTTCCTGGTGTCGGCCTACTCGCTGGCCGCCGTCGCCGGCGTGCCGCTGGGGCTGTTCCTTGCCGAGCACCAGGGCTGGCGCGCGCCGTTCGCCGCGCTCGCCGTGCTCAGCGCACTGGTCTGGCTGGCGGTGTGGCGCCAGGTGCCGCCAGTGCGCGGCCATCTGACCCAGTCGCCGACCGGCCTGTGGCAGGGCTACCGCGAGCTGCTGGCCGTGCCCAACCACTGGTGGGCCTGCGGCGTGACCGCGCTGACCATGCTGTCCGGCTTTTCCGTGATTCCATATATCTCGCCGACCCAGGTGGCCAACGTGGGGCTGGACCCGCACTACCTCGCCTGGATCTACCTGGTCGGCGGCGGAGCCACACTGTTCACCCGCCCAGTGATCGGCCGGCTGGCGGATCGCTATCGCCAGGCGCACGTGTTCTCGGTGCTGGTGATCCTGAGCTTCATCCCCATCGTGCTGGTCACCCAGACGCTGCAGCTGTCGTTTGCCTGGCAACTGCTGTTCACCACGCTGTTCTTCATCTTCGTCAGCGGCCGCTTCATCCCCGCCTCGGCGCTCGTCACCGGTGCCACCGAGGCCCGGCTGCGTGGCCGGCTGATGGCGTTCAACTCGGCAGTGCAGAACTTCGCCTCCGGCATTGCCGCCTTCGTGGCCGGGCTGATGATGAGCCAGGGGCCGCGTGGCGAGCTGCTGGGCTTCGGTTGGGTGGGCCTGATGAGCTGCGTGTTCGGCCTGGTTGCCATCTGGGTGGCCTATCGGGTGAAGGCGGTGGCCTGA
- a CDS encoding M48 family metallopeptidase encodes MSPRHLIPALLAGLFFSQIHAFDLGGMVKAGSKAVQAATLSDADVKSLSDQACAQSDGESKIAPAKDKYAKRLEKIAKGLGSEINGQAINYKVYLTSEVNAWAMANGCVRVYSGLMDLMTDDEVAGVIGHEIGHVALGHTKKAMQTAYAVSAARDAASSSGTRAATLADSQLGEFTESLINAQFSQSQETDADNYSFDLLTQRKLKREGLVTAFQKLAQLDGGDHSMLSSHPASADRAKNIEQRLAAEKK; translated from the coding sequence ATGTCCCCTCGTCACCTGATCCCGGCCCTGCTCGCCGGTCTCTTCTTCAGCCAAATCCACGCCTTCGACCTGGGCGGCATGGTCAAGGCCGGCTCCAAGGCGGTGCAGGCCGCCACGCTGTCTGATGCCGATGTAAAGAGCCTGTCGGACCAGGCCTGCGCCCAGAGCGATGGTGAATCCAAGATCGCCCCCGCCAAGGACAAGTACGCCAAGCGCCTGGAAAAGATCGCCAAGGGCCTCGGCAGCGAGATCAACGGCCAGGCGATCAACTACAAGGTCTACCTCACCAGCGAGGTGAACGCCTGGGCGATGGCCAATGGCTGCGTGCGCGTGTACAGCGGCCTGATGGACCTGATGACCGACGACGAAGTCGCTGGCGTGATCGGCCACGAGATCGGCCATGTGGCGCTCGGCCACACCAAGAAGGCAATGCAGACCGCGTATGCCGTTTCCGCCGCGCGTGATGCTGCCTCCTCGTCCGGTACCCGCGCCGCCACGCTGGCCGATTCACAACTGGGGGAGTTCACCGAAAGCCTGATCAACGCGCAGTTCTCGCAATCGCAGGAAACCGACGCCGACAACTACTCGTTCGACCTGCTGACCCAGCGCAAGCTCAAGCGCGAAGGCCTCGTCACCGCCTTCCAGAAGCTGGCGCAGCTCGATGGCGGCGACCACAGCATGCTGAGCTCGCACCCGGCCTCCGCGGATCGCGCGAAGAACATCGAGCAACGCCTGGCGGCCGAGAAGAAGTAA
- a CDS encoding phospholipase D-like domain-containing protein, which produces MHLHPLLQHLDASFADQRLSDDERRAFASALRDADPPEEGLRQLRNAAFERMRTALTTPEQHAALKWLEGIVRTLDLARAGDAPAEVHAHFSPGSACRAAIVQRLQQARLSADICVFTISDDAIAEAIVTAHRRGVAVRVVTDDDKALDAGSDVDWLRNAGVPLACDRSPAHMHHKFALVDGRWLINGSYNWTRSAATTNEENLVVCNDVGLVAEFQRCFDALWQRWSGT; this is translated from the coding sequence ATGCATCTCCACCCGCTGCTGCAACACTTGGACGCCAGCTTCGCCGATCAACGCCTCAGCGACGACGAACGCCGGGCGTTCGCCAGTGCGCTGCGCGATGCCGATCCGCCCGAGGAAGGGCTGCGCCAGCTGCGCAACGCCGCATTCGAGCGGATGCGCACAGCGCTCACCACGCCGGAGCAGCACGCCGCGCTGAAATGGCTGGAAGGCATCGTGCGCACGCTGGATCTGGCTCGCGCGGGCGACGCCCCGGCCGAGGTCCACGCCCATTTCAGCCCGGGCAGCGCCTGCCGCGCCGCCATCGTCCAGCGCCTGCAGCAGGCACGGCTCAGCGCCGATATCTGCGTGTTCACCATCTCGGACGACGCCATCGCCGAAGCCATCGTCACCGCGCATCGCCGGGGCGTGGCGGTACGCGTAGTCACCGATGACGACAAGGCGCTCGATGCCGGCAGCGACGTGGATTGGCTGCGCAATGCCGGGGTGCCACTGGCCTGCGATCGCAGCCCGGCCCATATGCACCACAAGTTCGCGCTGGTGGATGGCCGCTGGCTGATCAACGGCAGCTACAACTGGACGCGCTCGGCTGCCACCACCAACGAGGAAAACCTGGTGGTCTGCAACGACGTGGGGCTGGTGGCCGAGTTCCAGCGCTGCTTCGATGCGCTGTGGCAGCGCTGGTCTGGAACCTGA
- a CDS encoding class I SAM-dependent methyltransferase, with protein sequence MTEKHDIRPGQSIELLKALHILTRDGKLNQDSRRKLKQVYHLFNFIEPLLAERVADHSDITLVDHGAGKSYLGFILYDLFFKDRAPQGRIYGIETRDELVQSSMALAQKLGFAQGMRFYNLSVADSISSDKLPATVDVVTALHACNTATDDAIRFALEKQARHIVLVPCCQAEVASVLRQNKPRALKSPLAEIWRHPIHTREFGSQITNVLRCLELEAHGYQVTVTELVGWEHSMKNELILAEYKDLPRAKPAARLAELIDTLGLESLAERFGACPA encoded by the coding sequence ATGACCGAGAAACACGACATCCGCCCCGGGCAGTCCATCGAGCTGCTGAAGGCACTACATATCCTCACCCGCGACGGCAAGCTCAACCAGGACAGCCGCCGCAAGCTCAAGCAGGTGTATCACCTGTTCAATTTCATCGAGCCACTGCTGGCCGAGCGCGTGGCCGACCACAGCGACATCACGCTGGTGGACCATGGCGCCGGCAAGAGCTACCTCGGCTTCATCCTCTACGACCTGTTCTTCAAGGATCGCGCGCCACAGGGCCGCATCTATGGCATCGAAACGCGCGACGAACTGGTGCAAAGCTCGATGGCGCTGGCGCAGAAGCTGGGCTTTGCCCAGGGCATGCGCTTCTACAACCTGTCGGTCGCCGATTCGATCAGCTCGGACAAGCTGCCCGCCACCGTCGACGTGGTGACCGCGCTGCACGCCTGCAACACCGCCACCGACGATGCGATCCGCTTCGCGCTGGAAAAACAGGCGCGCCATATCGTGCTGGTGCCCTGCTGCCAGGCCGAGGTGGCCAGCGTGCTGCGGCAGAACAAGCCACGCGCGCTGAAAAGCCCGCTGGCCGAGATCTGGCGCCACCCGATCCATACCCGTGAATTCGGCAGCCAGATCACCAACGTGCTGCGCTGCCTGGAGCTGGAAGCGCACGGCTACCAGGTGACGGTGACCGAGCTGGTCGGCTGGGAGCATTCGATGAAGAACGAGCTGATCCTCGCCGAATACAAGGATCTACCGCGCGCCAAGCCCGCCGCGCGGCTGGCCGAGCTGATCGATACGCTGGGGCTGGAAAGCCTCGCCGAGCGCTTCGGCGCCTGCCCGGCATGA
- a CDS encoding TIGR03862 family flavoprotein has product MSTGARHVAIIGGGPAGLMAAEVLAGAGHRVDVYDAMPSVGRKFLLAGVGGMNITHSEPLEQLLTRYGSARPQLEAMVRAFDADALRTWIHGLGIETFVGTSGRVFPREMKAAPLLRAWLARLKAAGVAFHVRHRWQGWDDRGALRLAGPDGDITVQANATVLALGGASWPRLGSDGSWVPLLAACGVAIAPLQPANCGFDVGWSPWFADKHAGQPLKAVVLHHEDWQRQGEFVVTTGGIEGSLIYAASARLRDAIARDGHATVTLDLAPGRTLERLTADLAAPRGADSMANHLRRKAHIDGVKAGLLRELLPKDTFTDTAALAQAIKALPLRLTAPRPIDEAISSAGGVRWDAMDDQLMLTALPGVFCAGEMLDWEAPTGGYLLTGCFASGRQAGEGVKGWLEEQG; this is encoded by the coding sequence ATGAGTACCGGCGCGCGCCACGTCGCCATCATCGGCGGCGGTCCGGCCGGGCTGATGGCCGCCGAAGTGCTGGCCGGTGCCGGCCACCGCGTGGACGTGTACGACGCCATGCCCTCGGTGGGCCGCAAGTTTCTGCTCGCCGGCGTGGGCGGCATGAACATCACCCACAGCGAGCCGCTAGAGCAACTGCTCACCCGCTACGGCAGCGCCCGCCCGCAGCTGGAAGCCATGGTCCGCGCCTTCGATGCCGACGCGCTGCGTACATGGATACATGGCCTCGGCATCGAGACCTTCGTCGGCACCTCCGGGCGGGTATTCCCGCGCGAGATGAAGGCCGCACCGCTGCTGCGCGCCTGGCTCGCCCGGCTCAAGGCAGCCGGCGTAGCCTTCCACGTGCGGCACCGCTGGCAGGGCTGGGATGATCGCGGCGCGCTGCGTCTCGCCGGCCCTGATGGCGATATCACCGTGCAAGCCAACGCCACGGTGCTGGCCCTCGGCGGCGCCAGTTGGCCCCGGTTGGGCTCGGACGGCAGCTGGGTGCCGCTGCTCGCCGCCTGCGGCGTGGCCATTGCCCCGCTGCAGCCGGCCAACTGCGGCTTCGACGTGGGCTGGAGCCCTTGGTTTGCCGACAAGCACGCTGGCCAGCCGCTGAAGGCCGTGGTGCTGCACCACGAAGATTGGCAGCGCCAGGGCGAATTCGTCGTCACCACCGGTGGCATCGAGGGCAGCCTGATCTACGCCGCCTCCGCCCGCCTGCGCGATGCCATTGCGCGCGACGGTCACGCCACTGTCACGCTCGACCTTGCACCAGGCCGCACGCTGGAGCGGCTGACTGCGGACCTCGCCGCCCCGCGTGGCGCCGATTCCATGGCCAACCATCTGCGGCGCAAGGCGCATATCGATGGCGTAAAGGCCGGGCTGTTGCGCGAGCTGCTGCCCAAGGACACCTTCACCGACACCGCCGCGCTCGCCCAGGCGATCAAGGCCCTGCCGTTACGCCTGACCGCCCCGCGCCCGATCGATGAAGCGATCAGCAGCGCCGGCGGCGTGCGCTGGGATGCCATGGACGATCAGCTGATGCTGACCGCCCTGCCCGGCGTGTTCTGCGCCGGCGAAATGCTCGACTGGGAAGCCCCGACCGGGGGCTATCTGCTGACAGGGTGTTTTGCCAGTGGCAGGCAGGCAGGGGAAGGGGTGAAGGGGTGGTTGGAGGAGCAGGGGTAA